The Aedes aegypti strain LVP_AGWG chromosome 3, AaegL5.0 Primary Assembly, whole genome shotgun sequence genome contains a region encoding:
- the LOC5578432 gene encoding uncharacterized protein LOC5578432 → MSEDRKRKYLQTSLVQTVLSKNSDLLDLEVLKCSLEVPSHLDGFMATIYCLNVTVRNKQTQESSELSLLVKVMKGDDKFRRESLGLVLFPNEINVYRNVVPTFKKLLATQGADIDATKWCPRIFFAEQGYFPEYSDQYETILVMENAQTAGFKSGPRLNLDEIHLNLMVRKIAQFHACSYALRLIDNEKLAQLVESIIPLNFTQDGKVAFESYDVVFRETQKRMFGYFASRRNQFNENGVYADIEMLKKTYGDNPSQLMQRCLHRDDTYSVILHGDYNRNNVLFKYDDEKAVDVLMIDFQENRYGSPALDLSFFMYMNMTESLRNSHWDTMLHNYHDELLRCITEITNIPATDERMEPYSFPNMMAHLSNFFVYGAIIAVKFLPVMMGSAEDVAEIVYYFHNDIYANAFKRVMHRSGGEEADQRVAGVMSHCSQRGYLKFLWK, encoded by the exons ATGAGCGAAGATCGCAAGCGAAAGTATTTACAAACCAGTTTGGTGCAGACGGTTTTGTCCAAAAATAGCGACTTGTTAGACTTAGAAGTTCTGAAGTGCTCACTGGAGGTTCCGTCGCACTTGGATGGATTTATGGCAACTATTTACTGTTTGAACGTTACTGTGAGAAACAAGCAAACGCA AGAATCATCCGAGCTGAGCCTACTCGTTAAAGTGATGAAAGGAGATGACAAATTTCGCCGTGAGTCGTTGGGCTTGGTTTTGTtcccaaatgaaataaatgtctACAGGAATGTTGTGCCCACGTTTAAAAAATTGCTGGCCACACAGGGTGCGGATATTGACGCGACAAAGTGGTGTCCACGGATTTTCTTCGCAGAACAAGGGTATTTCCCAGAATACAGCGACCAGTACGAAACAATTCTGGTAATGGAAAATGCTCAAACAGCAGGATTCAAAAGCGGCCCCCGGCTTAATTTGGATGAAATCCATTTGAACCTGATGGTTCGCAAAATTGCGCAATTCCACGCATGTAGCTATGCACTTCGCTTGATTGATAATGAAAAACTCGCCCAACTGGTGGAAAGCATAATTCCGCTCAATTTCACTCAGGACGGGAAGGTAGCCTTCGAGAGCTATGATGTGGTGTTTCGAGAGACTCAAAAAAGAATGTTCGGTTATTTTGCATCAAGGCGAAACCAATTCAATGAAAATGGCGTTTACGCTGATATTGAAATGCTGAAAAAAACGTATGGCGATAATCCTTCGCAGCTGATGCAGAGATGTTTGCATAGAGATGACACGTATTCTGTCATTCTGCATGGAGATTACAACCGGAACAACGTTCTGTTCAAATATGATGATGAAAAGGCTGTTGACGTACTAATGATAGATTTCCAGGAAAATCGATATGGATCACCTGCTCTGGACTTATCGTTTTTTATGTATATGAATATGACTGAAAGTTTACGAAACTCTCACTGGGATACAATGTTGCATAATTATCACGATGAACTGCTAAGATGCATCACTGAGATAACCAATATTCCAGCAACAGATGAGAGAATGGAACCATACAG CTTTCCCAACATGATGGCTCACCTGTCAAATTTCTTCGTTTATGGAGCAATAATTGCTGTAAAATTCTTGCCAGTAATGATGGGAAGTGCGGAGGATGTAGCAGAAATTGTCTACTATTTCCATAACGACATTTACGCGAATGCCTTCAAAAGGGTAATGCATAGGTCAGGAGGAGAGGAAGCAGACCAGAGGGTTGCTGGTGTGATGAGCCATTGTTCCCAGCGTGGctatttaaaatttctttggaaatag
- the LOC5578434 gene encoding uncharacterized protein LOC5578434 yields MEEQRKMNFIRGELTEIILKVLNWNADLVEAQVSTPEHLDGFMSVIHNLILVTKDKETSEQKTINLMVKVMKGDVAFRESSLAKTQFTNEIYIYTNVIPAFTELLKSRECSIRGDTWCPRIFYGQAGKIPNFSNIYETVLVMENMTLDGFKAGPRNDLDEAHLTLMAKRIAQFHACTYAMKIENNDGLEKLVDGIIPMNFSKDGQIFNSYAVLFKLGLDRIFEYIDEHPAVLDSDQFKTDVAKLRSRHGNEPIHLMQKFLERNEFSVILHGDYNRNNVFFKYENDKPVDLRMFDFQENRYATPSIDLTFFMSMSMPTGIREQLWTPLLKSYHDSLMDTLVDILKCDRSDPRLETYSYSNFMNHMKTFGLYGAIIAAHFLPWMLCSEEECAQLAHHFTKDINSADMKHWTRVSGGEAVDKRLIEIFRHMSQMGYFSIVDDD; encoded by the exons ATGGAGGAACAACGAAAAATGAATTTCATTCGTGGAGAACTAACCGAAATCATTCTGAAAGTGCTAAATTGGAATGCAGATTTGGTGGAGGCCCAAGTTTCTACCCCGGAACATCTGGATGGCTTCATGTCAGTtatacataatttgattcttgtgACAAAAGACAAGGAAACTAG CGAGCAGAAAACAATCAACTTGATGGTGAAAGTCATGAAAGGAGATGTAGCATTCCGGGAAAGTTCCTTGGCGAAAACTCAATTTACCAACGAAATTTATATCTACACCAATGTGATTCCAGCATTTACTGAGCTTTTGAAGTCCAGGGAATGCTCTATCCGTGGGGATACCTGGTGTCCACGTATATTTTATGGTCAAGCAGGAAAAATTCCCAATTTCAGTAACATTTACGAGACGGTTCTGGTAATGGAAAATATGACGTTGGATGGATTCAAAGCTGGACCTAGAAATGACTTGGATGAAGCCCACCTGACGCTAATGGCTAAGAGAATAGCTCAATTCCACGCCTGTACATATGCCATGAAGATAGAAAATAACGATGGGTTAGAAAAATTGGTCGATGGAATAATTCCAATGAACTTTAGCAAAGATGGTCAAATATTCAACAGCTATGCCGTACTATTCAAGCTTGGACTAGACAGAATTTTTGAATACATTGATGAGCATCCTGCAGTGCTAGACAGTGATCAGTTCAAAACTGATGTGGCCAAACTTCGCAGCAGACATGGCAATGAGCCGATACACTTGAtgcaaaaattcttggagagaaACGAATTTTCCGTGATCCTGCATGGAGACTACAATAGGaataatgtgtttttcaaatatgaaaatGATAAACCGGTGGATCTTCGTATGTTTGATTTCCAGGAAAATCGTTATGCAACTCCGTCAATCGATTTGACATTcttcatgagcatgagcatgccAACAGGAATACGTGAACAGCTTTGGACCCCGCTTCTGAAAAGTTATCACGATAGCCTGATGGACACTTTAGTTGATATACTGAAATGTGACCGAAGTGATCCTCGTTTGGAAACCTACAGTTACAGCAATTTCATGAATCATATGAAAACATTTGGTCTGTATGGAGCAATTATAGCTGCTCACTTTTTGCCGTGGATGTTATGCTCGGAGGAGGAATGTGCTCAGTTGGCACACCATTTCACTAAAGACATAAACTCTGCTGATATGAAGCACTGGACCAGAGTGAGCGGTGGAGAAGCCGTTGATAAACGACTAATTGAGATCTTCAGGCACATGAGTCAAATGGGATACTTTTCGATTGTTGATGATGACTGA
- the LOC5578484 gene encoding uncharacterized protein LOC5578484 gives MEEQQKLDYIRHELTGKIIKTLKLDDHELVKVSITTPNHLDGFMSAIHNLVLITRDNKTKKETTLNLMVKVMKGDEAFREVSQTKTQFTNEIYIYDKVIPVFSEVLSSRRCKVRGEDWCPRIFHCAAGLIPGFSSIYETILVMENMTLDGFKTGPRNDLDEDHLTLMAERIAQFHACSYALKIMDKENLEKLVNGIIPLNFIKNGQMFKSYAIMFRCGLDRIYEYLAKHPDELNSEQFTVDMEKLRDKYGKEPINLMQKFLQRDEFSVILHGDYNRNNVLFKYENGRPVDLRMFDFQENRYATPSIDLSFFMCMSMPTGFREQLWIPLLKSYHDSLMETLVDILKCDRNDPRLETYSYINFMKHMNRFAMYGAMVACHFLPWMLSSEEECALLAENSVLDIGSAEMRRLIMVSGGEKVDKRLIEIFRHMSQLGYFSIVHDD, from the exons ATGGAGGAACAGCAAAAACTGGATTACATACGGCATGAACTGACCGGAAAGATCATCAAAACATTAAAACTTGATGATCACGAATTGGTGAAAGTCAGTATTACTACACCGAATCATCTTGATGGTTTTATGTCTGCTATCCATAACTTGGTTCTAATAACTAGAGATAACAAAACGAA GAAAGAGACAACTTTAAATTTAATGGTGAAAGTTATGAAAGGCGACGAAGCGTTTCGGGAAGTCTCTCAAACCAAAACTCAATTCACCAACGAGATCTACATATACGATAAAGTGATTCCAGTGTTCTCGGAAGTATTATCATCACGGCGATGCAAAGTTCGAGGGGAAGATTGGTGTCCGAGAATATTTCACTGCGCAGCAGGATTAATCCCTGGATTTAGTAGTATCTACGAAACGATACTAGTGATGGAAAACATGACATTAGATGGTTTCAAAACTGGACCGAGAAACGATTTGGACGAAGATCATCTCACCTTGATGGCCGAGAGAATTGCTCAATTCCATGCATGTTCTTACGCTTTGAAAATAATGGATAAAGAAAATCTGGAAAAACTAGTCAATGGAATCATTCCGTTAAACTTCATTAAAAACGGTCAAATGTTCAAGAGCTATGCCATTATGTTCCGTTGTGGATTAGATCGCATTTATGAATATCTTGCCAAACATCCTGACGAACTGAACAGTGAACAATTCACGGTCGATATGGAAAAGCTTCGCGACAAATATGGAAAAGAGCCTATAAATTTGATGCAAAAGTTTTTGCAAAGAGATGAGTTTTCCGTGATCCTTCATGGTGACTACAATAGGAACAACGTGCTTTtcaaatacgaaaatggcaggCCAGTGGATCTTCGTATGTTCGACTTCCAGGAAAACCGTTACGCCACCCCATCGATCGATTTGTCATTTTTCATGTGCATGAGTATGCCAACAGGGTTCCGTGAACAGCTTTGGATTCCGCTGCTGAAAAGTTATCACGATAGTCTGATGGAAACATTGGTTGATATTTTGAAATGTGATAGGAATGATCCTCGTTTAGAAACGTACTCTTACATCAACTTTATGAAACACATGAATAGGTTTGCAATGTACGGCGCAATGGTAGCATGTCATTTTCTACCCTGGATGTTAAGCTCTGAAGAAGAATGTGCGTTGTTGGCAGAAAACTCTGTCCTAGATATAGGCTCTGCAGAGATGAGACGTTTGATTATGGTTAGCGGCGGAGAAAAAGTGGACAAacgtttgattgaaattttccgaCACATGAGCCAACTTGGATACTTTTCCATTGTCCACGATGACTAG